The following are encoded together in the Vigna unguiculata cultivar IT97K-499-35 chromosome 2, ASM411807v1, whole genome shotgun sequence genome:
- the LOC114174269 gene encoding transcription factor bHLH18-like → MNGTNLHTSMDASEPSWFSDLLLLETDDCNLFRQCLEDDEELLSLEIASALENLQPPQHQQPLSLESHMLYSETTNLNIKQFKTNFCGWNSSLNSTKHFSPNLSSSSSSSSSPPSQIMFLDNSNSFSVENTHFQGIVSAALNPQPNKGVSVSTPETGKRSSENLNYETKGPKGHGSSKISGGHSRDHIIAERKRRENMSQGLIALAALIPGLKKMDKASVLGEAIKYVKELQERLKILEEKNNKNRDEKSVVVMVKKSWLSYHDGSPSAAADGDRCFRESLPRVEARVSDNDVLLRIHCQNRKGLLLKILVEIQNLHLFVVNSSVLSFGESIIDITIVAQMGTEYKLTVNDLVKNLRMATLKSMS, encoded by the exons ATGAACGGAACAAATTTACACACCTCCATGGACGCATCAGAACCCAGCTGGTTTTCAGATTTG cTGTTGCTGGAAACTGATGATTGCAACTTGTTCCGACAATGTCTTGAAGATGATGAAGAGTTACTTTCCCTTGAGATAGCAAGTGCCCTAGAGAACTTGCAGCCGCCGCAGCATCAGCAACCTTTGTCTTTGGAGAGTCACATGTTGTATTCTGAAACAACTAATTTGAACATCAAGCAGTTCAAAACGAATTTCTGTGGTTGGAACTCATCCCTCAACTCCACCAAACACTTTTCACCCAAtctttcctcttcttcctcttcctcatCTTCACCACCCTCCCAGATTATGTTTTTAGACAACTCAAACTCATTTTCTGTGGAGAACACTCACTTTCAAGGGATTGTTTCTGCTGCGCTGAACCCGCAACCTAACAAAGGTGTTTCAGTTTCAACCCCAGAGACCGGAAAAAGATCATCAGAAAATCTGAACTATGAAACTAAAGGCCCCAAAGGCCATGGAAGCTCCAAGATATCCGGTGGTCACAGTCGGGATCATATCATCGCGGAAAGAAAACGGAGAGAGAACATGAGCCAGGGCTTAATTGCTCTAGCTGCTCTCATTCCAGGCTTAAAGAAG ATGGACAAGGCTTCAGTGCTGGGAGAAGCTATCAAGTATGTGAAAGAGCTTCAAGAGCGTCTGAAAATTCTTGAAGAAAAGAACAACAAGAACAGAGATGAGAAGTctgtggtggtgatggtgaagAAGTCATGGCTGAGCTACCACGATGGTTCACCTTCAGCCGCCGCCGATGGTGATAGGTGTTTCAGGGAAAGCCTCCCTCGTGTAGAAGCACGAGTGTCAGATAACGATGTGCTCCTTCGCATCCACTGCCAAAACCGAAAAGGTCTTCTGCTGAAAATACTTGTGGAGATTCAAAACCTTCATCTCTTCGTTGTGAATAGCAGTGTCCTGTCTTTTGGGGAGTCCATTATCGATATCACCATTGTTGCTCAG ATGGGGACGGAGTACAAGTTGACGGTAAATGACCTTGTAAAGAACCTACGCATGGCTACTTTGAAATCCATGTCATAA